CAGCCGTTCGACCAGTTCGGCATGGGAAAGATTGCCGTCGGCCTGCCCCTCCGGCAATTCGGCTTGCACGACCTCGCAGCCGGCCTGTTGCAGATAGTCGATCGCCGCTTCGTCGAAGAAGCGCTGGGTGACGACGACGCGGCGGTTTTCAGAGGGCATGCACGGCTCCGGCATCGGCGCGCGCGCTGGGCGCCGCCTGGGGACAGATGATCCCGGCGACAGGATTGCCAAAGGGGCCGGCCTTGAATCGCGGGAGTCGCTCCGCCTCGACATCATGCGTCGCACCCGCCCTGCCATTCTCGATCAGGCACATCCCGGCGGCGATACCGCCGATGTCGAACGCGATCGGATCCTGGCCGAACTGCCCCTTCATACCCGCCTCATCCTCGCTTCCGCCTGCATGTGCAGGCCGCTTAGCAGCCACGATTTTTTGCATCCAATTCACTGTTCCTATCATTTAATTCGCAGCGTGACATGGTCCCAATGCGCGGCCCGATGCTTGCAAAACCAGTGTATTGACGGCATGCAGGGAAATGGATTCAGAATGGCTCGAGGATTTCCTCACCCTGATCGACAGCGGCGGCTTCTCTCGCGCGGCCGAGCAGCGCAACGTCAGCCAGCCCAGCTTCAGCCGCCGGATCCGCACGCTCGAGGACTGGGTGGGCGCCACCCTCGTCGATCGCAGCACCCACACCATCCGGCTGACCCCGGCGGGCGAACGCTTCCGGCTGGTGGCGGAAGAGACGCTGCGCCGGCTGCAGCTTGGCCGCGAGGAAACCCGCGCCATCGCCAAATCGAGCGCGGAGACGCTGCGCTTCGCCTCCACCCATGTGCTGTCGCTGACCTTCTTCCCCGCCTGGCTGCGCCGGCTGGAGGCCGACCAGACGAACAATGCGCGCATCGAGCTGGTCGCGGACAATATGATGGGCTGCGAGCGGCTGATGGTGGAAGGCCGCGCGCAGTTCCTGCTGTGCCATCACCACGAGGCCGCCCCGACCAAGCTCGGCTCGGACTTCCGCTCGGTGGCGCTCGGCACCGACTTGCTGCTGCCGGTGATCGCACCCGGCCTCGCCGCGCGCGGCGCCATCGAACATGCGCCGCAGCTCTGCTTCACCGCGGAATCGGGGATGGGGCGGATCCTGACGGCGGCGTGGGCGGCGGAAGGGCGCGAGCCGCCGCCGCAGCCGGTGTTCACCTCGCACCTCGCCAGCGTGCTGACCGCGATGGCAAAGGATGGCCGCGGCGTCGCCTGGACCGCCCTGGGCCTCGTCGAGGAGGATCTCGCCTCGGGCGCGCTGATCCGCGCCGCCCCCGCGGCGGGCGACGTGCCGATCGAGATCCGACTGTGGCGCCCCAAGGCGCGCCAGTCGCCCGCGGCCGAGGCGCTGTGGCAGCGGATCACGAAGCGGTAGCGGATCGCTGGGCGTGGATCGCGCGCCGGACCCCGGCAGCGCGCGGCGCAGCGGACCGATCGCGACCCGCACCGGGACGATGCCGGCCACACGGCCGCGCCTCAGCTCCCGAAACAGACCAGCTCATCCGTCTCACACCCACAGCGGCAGCGCGCCGGTCAGCAGCAGCATCGCCAGCAGGAACAGCGACGTGAGCACCGCATAGCGCAGCGCGAACCGCTGCACGTCGCCGACCTCGAGCCTGAGCAACCCCGCCGCCAGATAGACCGCGGCGAGCAGCGGACTGAACGAGTGCACCGGCTGCCCGACCAGCGACGCACGCGCGATCGCCTCGGGCGGGATGCCGAAGGAGGCCGCGGTCTGCGCGATCACCGGCACGATGCCGAAATAATAGGCATCGTTGGACATCAGGAAGGTCATCGGCATGCTCAGCAGCGCAGTGAGCGACGCGAGATAGGGCCCCAGCGCCGGCGGCACGACGTGCAGCAGCGACGCCGCCATCGCATCGAGCATGCCCGTGCCTGCGACGATGCCGGTGAAGGATCCGGCGGCGAACATCAATGCCACCACCATCACCACGTTGAACGCGTGCTGCTCCATCCGCGCGCGCTGCTCCTTGAGCGACGGATAGTTGACGGTCAGCGCGATCGCGAAGGCGATCATCATCAGCGCCGGCGGCGGCGCGACGCCGGTCATCATCGACACCATCAGCGCGATCGTGAGCGCGAGGTTGAACCAGATCAGCCGCGGCCGCCGCTCGGGCGGCACCACCTCGTCGTCACGCGCTTTGGTAGGCTGCGGCGCGGAGGGCGACCAGTTCAGCCGGCGGCGCTCCATGCGACCGAAATGCCAGGCGAGCACGAAGATGCCGATCAATGTGAGGATCATCGCCGGCAGCATCGGCACGAAGATATCGTGCACCAGATCGACCTTGAGCGCGGCCGCGGCGCGCGCGCTGGGGCCGCCCCACGGCACGAAGTTCATCACCGCGTTGGTCAGCGCGAGCAGGGTCGCGAGGATCATCGGGTTCATGCGGACCGCGTGGTAGATCGGGAGCATCGTCGAGATCACGATCAGCGCGGTGGTGGTGCCGTCTCCATCCACCGAGACCAGGGACCCCAGCGCGACGGTGCCGATCGACACGCGCATCGGATCGTTGCCCACCATCCTGACGGTGCGGCGGACGAGCGGATCGAACAGCCCGGCGTCCATCATCACCGCGAAATAGAGCACGGCGAAGGACAGCATCACCGCGACCGGCGTGACGTCCGCGACGCCCTTGAGCATCATTTCGCCGAGCCCCGCACCGGCGCCGGCGATCAGCCCGAACAGGACCGGGATGGAAACGAGCGCGACCACCGCCGACAACCGGCGGGTCATGATCAGCGCGATGAAGGTGAGGACCGTGCCGAACCCGAGCAGCGCAAGCATCATCATTTGGATCCAGAAAGCATCGCGGCGCTTTCGCGCCGGCGAAGGTTGATGCTAGACGATCGATCGCCATGGCAACGAGCAGTTCCAGCCCCCCCGCCAGACCGGCGCTTCGCCACCACGCCGAGACCCGAGCGATGCGCACCGAGCCGGCGACGATGACGGTGCTGAGCTATGTCCGCGAACGGATCGTGACGGGCGTGATCGCGGCCAACAGCCGGCTGAGGGCCGAGGCGCTCGCGACCGAACTGGGCGTGTCGCGCACGCCGGTGCGCAGCGCGCTGGCGATCCTCTCCGCCGAGGGGCTGGTCAGCTACAGCATCAACCGCGGCTATACGGTGCGCGAGATCACCTTCCACGACGTGCTCGATGCGATCGAGGCGCGCGCAGTGCTGGAAAGCCGCGCGTGCGGGCTTTCCGTCGACCATGGCTGGAGCGCCGAGGGGCTGGCGGCGCTGGGCGCCATGGTCGCGCACGGACAGGCGATCGTCGACGGCGGACTGTGGTCCGAGGCGATCGAGCATGACTGGTACGCCAACAACCGGCTGTTCCACTTCACGATCGTCGCCGCGTCGCAGAATGTGGTGATCCGCAACGCGCTGCGGATGACGCTGATCCATCCGATCTTCGGCGACATCGCCCGGCTGTGCCCGGCGGTCGCGCAGTTGGTGCCCCAGCGCCATCGCGCGATCCCGGCGAAACCGCCGCAGCACATCCTCAAGTCGCAGGCCGACCATGGCCATATCCTGGCGGCGATCACCGCCGAGGATGCGCCGCTGGCCGAGCGCCACATGCTCGAGCATGTGCTGGACACGAAGCACCGCCTCGCCACCATCGCCACGCGGCGATGATCGCGGCGGCATAGCGCGCCGCACCCCGCCCGCGGCGTCACGGGCCTTTTGCATCCAATAGAGCGCGACACCCTCCTGCGACCGGCTGTTCTGCATCGTTCGGCCGCTTCCGCCGTGTTGCGGAAATGCCAGTTCTCGCCCTTGCTGCCTGAAATTTCTCCGGATGACCATAACGGATTTTGCATAGAATCATTGATTGACGGAATGGATGCAAAATTCATAAACCGACACCTGATAAGGCCGGCATGGCCATCAAAAAGACCGGAGAGGGTGTTCGAATGGCGGGACCACGCATCAATCAACATGCCGGCGCACTGGCGATCGCCTGTGCGCTGGCGAGCATCGGACAATCGGTACATGCGCAGACCCGTCCGGCCGACGCGGCCGCGGACAATCGGCCCGCCCAGCCGGATGCCGATGCGGTGGCGGACATCATCGTGACCGCGCAGCGTCGCAGCGAGAGCCTGCAGAACGTGCCTGTCACCGTCACCGTCTTCGGCGCCGAACAGATCGCGCAGGCGCGCATCCAGGGGGTCAACGACATCGTCACGCGCACGCCGGGCCTCAGCTACGACGCCTTCCCGGCAAGCCAGCCCCGCCTCGCGGTGCGCGGCATCGGTTCGTCCGACCGCGGTGCGGCGGGCGACCCCAGTGCCGCGGTGTTCCTCGACGAAATCTATCTCGGCCGCCCGGCCGCGGTCGCGTTCGATGCGTTCGATATCGAACGGATCGAGGTGCTGAAGGGGCCGCAGGGCACGCTCTACGGCCGCAACGTGGTGGGCGGCGGCATCAACGTGATCACCCGGCGGCCGGACACGTCGGCGACCGACGCCGCGGCCGAGTTCAGCTATGGCAATTACGACCGCGTCGACGGCGTCGGCTTCGTCAACCTGCCCTTCGCCGCCAACACCGGCGCGATCCGCGCCAGCGGCGCCTATCGCTCGCATGACGGCTATGCCCGCAACACCTTGCTCGACGAGCGCGTCGACGATCAGGACACGCTGAGCGGCCGCGTCCAGCTCTATGCAGAACCGACCGAGCGGCTGAGCGTGCATTTCACCGTCGACGGCACCCGCGACCGCGCGACGGGCCCCGCGCAGCATGTGCTCGACCTCGATCCGACCGATCCGCTCTCCGCCGCCTATACCGTCGATCGCGATCCCAAGACGACCGCCGGTTCGTTCGCGGGCTACCAGAAGCGCGACACGTTCGGCGTCCGCGGCGAGATCGACTGGGATCTCGATTTCGCGACGCTGACGGTCCTCGGCTCGTTCCGCGACCTCGACTATCGCTCGCGCTACGATTTCGACGGCGGCAACCCTTCCACCAACCTCGTCGACATCAGCGGCGGCGAGGAGGAGCAATCCGAGCTGTCGAGCCAGGAGGTGCGGCTGTCGTCGCCCGCCGGCAGCGCGATCAGTTGGGTCGCCGGCTTCTATCATTATCGCCAGCAGACCGAGCGGTCGGACATCTTCAGGCTCGACACTTTATTCGTCGCACCGATCCCGCTGACCGAGATCTACGACCAGCGCGCCACGCTGGACAGCATCGCGGTGTTCGGCGACGTCACCGTGCCGATCACCGAGACGATCAGCCTGATCGGCGGCGCCCGCTATTCGCGTGACGACAAGACCTACAATGTCGGCAACCTGCGGAGCGATGCGCCGTTGCGGGGCGAGGAAATCTTCGACGTCACCGCCTCGAAACGCTGGGACGACGTCACCTATCGCGCGGGCATCAACCTCAAGCCGGCGCGCGACCATCTGCTTTACGGGATGGTCTCGCGCGGCTTCAAGAGCGGTGGCTTCCAGGACACGCCCTCCAGCGCGGAGGATGCGCTGACGCCCTTCGATCCCGAGACCGCGCTCCAGTATGAGATCGGCCAGAAGAGCCGCTTCTTCGGCGGCAGGCTGGTCTGGAACAACACGCTCTATTACATCGATTATAGCGACTTGCAGACGCGGCAGGTGCGGCCCGACGGCTCGATCCGCACCAACAATGCCGGCAAGGCGACGATCAAGGGCTATGAAACGCAGCTCGACGCGCGCCCCTTCCCCGGCTTCGCCATCTCGGCCGCCTATGCCTATACCCATGCGCGCTTCGACCGGTTCGACGATGGCGGGGTCGATCGCTCCGGCAACACGATCTCGCGCACGCCGACGCACAAGCTCACCGTGTCGCCGTCCTATACGCTCGGCCTCGGCGGCGAGCTGGAGCTGACCGCCGCCGCCGACTATCGCTACGAAAGCCGGATCTTCGACGACAACAGCAACCAGCCGCCCGAAATCCGCCCCCACACCCATTTCGTCGACGCGCGGCTGATCCTGGCCGGCATCGCCGACCATTGGTCACTGTCGCTGTGGGGCAAGAACCTGACCGACGAGCGCAGCCGCACCTTCCAGTCGGTTTTCCTCGGCGCGAGCTTCGGCACCTACAACCCGCCACGCACCTATGGCGTGACATTGGCGTGGAAGCTCGATGGCCGCTGATCCGACAGGCGGCCCCACCCTTTCCCATCATGGAGTGAAATTATGAGCCGGCCCCTTTCGGCCCCTGTGAAGATCATCGTGCCCTGCGGATCGCTGGGTGCCGGCGTGAAGCAAGACGAAGTCGATTACGGCCTGGCGCAGGGCGCCCAGGCGATCGCGTCGGACGCCGGCTCGACCGACAGCGGCGCCGCCTATCTCGCCACCGGCAAGTCCAAGAACAGCCGCAGCGCGGTGAAGCATGACCTGACCATATTGATGAAGGCGCATGCCAAGGCGGGCATCCCCGTGATCATCGGCACGTCCGGACAGGCCGGCGGCGACATCAACCTCGACTGGACGCGCGACATATTGCTGGAAATCGTCGCCGAACTCGGCATCAACCCGAAGATCGCCCTGCTCTACAGCGAGCAGGAGAAGGACCTTATCAAGGCGCTCAACGCCGAAGGGCGGATCAGGCCGCTGCCCCCGCTCGGCCCGCTCGACGACGCGACGGTGGACGAATGCGACCATATCGTCGCGCTGATGGGGGTCGAGCCCTATATCGCCGCGCTGGAAGCGGGGGCCGACGTGATCCTCGGCGGCCGATCGACCGATACGGCGGTGCTGGCCAGCTTCGCGATCTGGAAGGGCGCGCCATGGGGGGCGGCGTGGCATGCGGGCAAGATCGGCGAGTGCGGCGGCCAGTGCGCGGTCAACCGGCTGACCGCGGGCGTGCTGCTCAGCCTCGATGCGGACGGGTTCGAGGTCCAGCCGCTGGCGCTCGACAATCAATGCACGCCGCTCAGCGTCTCCACCCACATGCTCTACGAGAATACCGATCCCTATCGGCTGACCGAACCGGGCGGCGTGCTTGAGGTCAGCGGCGCGCGCTACGCGCTGCTGGAGGATGGCCGCACCACCCGCGTGACGGGTTCGGTGTGGGAGGAGCATCCCTATACGATGAAGCTGGAGGGGGCCGGCGGCGGCATGTTCCAGACGATCATGCTGGTCGGCATCCAGGATCCCGACGTGCTGCGCGACGTTTCGGGCTTCCATGACCGCTTCCTGGCGGCACTCTATGCGCGCACCCGGCAGTCGATCCCGGCGGAGGAGCTGGGCGACTTCCACATCTCGCTGCGCATGTATGGCTGGAACGCGGTGGACGGCGCCGCGGTGCCCGCGGGCACGCCAGCGCCGCGCGAATTGGGGGTGCTGTTCGTCTCGACCGCGCGGACGCAGGAACTGGCCAACGCGATCGCGCACAGCTGCAACCCCTATTTCTTCCATTACCCCGCGGTGATGGACAAGGAATTGCCGAGCTACGGCTTCGCCTTCTCCCCCGCCGACGTGCCGCGCGGGCCCGTCTACGAGTTCAAGCTCAACCATGTCGTCGCGCTCGACGATCCGATGGCGCTGGTGCGCACCGTCTGGCTCGGTGGCCAGGCCTGACCGCGCGCAGAAAGGACAAGCATATCATGGCCAAGATCCGCGACATCTGCCCGCACATCCGCTCCAAGCAGGCGGGGCCCTTCTGGATCACGATCGACCTGTGGTTCGACGGACCGCAAGCGTTCGAGACATATCATGCCAGCCCGGCGCTTTCGCCAGACCTCTTCGCCCGTCTGTTCGGCACCGATCCGGCGCTGGTGAAGCGCATTCCGGCGCCGGACCTCAATGTGCTGAAGATCTCCTATCCGCGCGCGACGTCGCAAGGCGGCATGGTGGAGCGCGACATGCATTCGGGGCAGCAATATGTCCGCCTGCTCGACGTCGAGCTCGATTGATGGCGGTGCCGCCGCCGGCGCTCGTCACCGACCTCCTCGCGGGCGCGGTGGCGCAATGGCCCGATCGCGTCGCGCTCGACTTCATCGGCCGGAGCATGACCTATGCGGCGCTCGACGCGGCGGTGGGGCGCGTCGCCGCCGGGCTGCAGGCGCTGGGGCTCGCCTCGGGTGACCGTGTCTGCCTGTGCCTGCCCAACAGCCCCTATTATGTGATCGCCTATTTCGCGGTGCTGCGTGCCGGCGGCATCGTCGTCGGCACCAACCCGCTCTACACCGCGCGCGAGATCGGCCATCTCGTCGCGGACTCGGGCGCGAAGATCGCCTTCGTCATCGATCTGCCCGCGGTCCACGCCAAGGTCGCGGCGGTGGCGTCGATCGCGCACATCATCTCCTGCCCGATGGCAGCGGCGCTGCCGACGCTGAAGGGGCTCGCCTATCGCGCGCTCAGGCGTGGCGATATCCTCGATCGGCGCGCCGCCGACGCTCGAACCACCCCCTTCCGACACCTCGAACGCACCCCTAACACCCCCTTATCGGTCTCCCGGACGCCCGATGACGTGGCGGTGCTGCAATATACCGGCGGCACCACCGGCCTGCCCAAGGGGGCGATGCTCACGCACGCCGGGCTGGTCGCCAACTGCCTGCAGGTGGCGGCGCACGACAGCACGCGCACGGCCGGGCCCGAGACGGTGATGGCGGTGCTGCCGCTGTTCCACGTCTTCGCGCTCACCTCCGCCTTCCACGACGCGATCCAGACCGGCGCGCGCATCGTGCTGCTGCCGCGCTTCGAGATGGCAAGCTTCCTTGCCGCGATGAAGCGCACGCGGCCGCACCGCCTCTATGTCGTGCCGACCATCCTGATCGCGCTCAATGCGCTGCCCGAGACCAAGCTGCCGTCCACCGCGGCGTTGCGGCTGTGCGTGTCGGGCGGGGCGCCGCTGCCGCCCGAGGTGCGCAGCCGCTTCGAAGCGCGTACCGGCGCCCGGGTGGTGGAGGGCTATGGGCTGACCGAGGCGTCCCCCACGGTGACCTGCAACCCGGTAGACGCCCAGCCGCGCGACGGCAGCGCCGGGGTGGCGATGCCCGGCACGACGATCATCATCCGATCGCTCGAAACCGGCGAGCCGCTGGCTATCGGCGAGACCGGCGAGGTCTGCGTGTCGGGTCCGCAGCTGATGAAGGGTTATTGGAACCGGCCCGCCGAAACCGCGGAGGTGCTCGTCGACGGCCTGCTGAGAACCGGCGATGTCGGCTATCTCGACGCCGACGGTTATCTGTTCCTCGTCGATCGCATCAAGGATCTGATCCTGTGCGGCGGCTACAACGTCTATCCGCGGGTGATCGAGGATGCGCTGTACGAGCATGAAGCGGTCGCCGAGGCGGTGGTGATCGGCGTACCCGACGACTATCGCGGCGAGGCGCCCAAGGCGTTCGTCGTGCTGCGCCCCGGCGAAACCGCCTCCCCCGCCGAACTGCGCGGCTTCCTCAGCACGCGGATCAGCAAGATCGAACTCCCGCGCGAGATCGAGATCCGCGACACGCTGCCGCGGACGCTGATCGGCAAGTTGTCGAAGAAGGGTAAGCGTGGCCTGAGGGCCGCCTTGCCCGTTTGGCCGTAGCCGGGATGCTTATCGTCTTTGACGAGGGCGCGGGCGGTGCGGGAGGTTTTCGGTTCTGAGACTGGTCGTACGAGCGCTCGTACGACTGGTCGTGTGGAGGTGGTCGGCCGGGTATCGGGCCGACGGAGCTGGTCGGACGCGGAGAAGCTGGAGATCCTGGCCGAGGCGTTCCGGCCGGGCGTGCGGGTCCGTGATGTCATCGCCCGGCGCGAGGTGTCGAGCAGCCTGATCTATACGTGGCGCAAGCAGGCGCGGCTGGGCAAGCTGGGCGGGGTCGCGCCTGCGCTGCCGGCATTCGCCGAGGTGCGCGTGGCCGATGTCGCCGCACCTGCGCCGCAGCCGGCGACATCCACGTCTGGCCTCATCTGCATCGAATTTCCGGGTGGCGTCCGAGTGAGCGTGGACGGGTCGGTGGACGCCGGCGCGCTGGCGCGAGTGTTGTCGGTGCTGCGTTGAGCCCCACGCCGTTGCCGACGCGGGTGTTCCTGGCGTGTGGCGTCACCGACATGCGCAAAGGGTTCGATGGCCTGGCGGTACTGGTGCAGCAGGTGCTGGCCCAGAACCCGCACTCGGGCGCGTTGTTCGCGTTCCGGGGCAAGCGGGGTCATCTGGTCAAGCTGCTGTGGTTCGATGGGCAAGGCCTGTGCCTGTTCTCCAAGCGGCTCGACCGGGGTCGGTTCGTCTGGCCGGTGACCGCGACGGGCACGGTGACGCTGACGCCGGCACAATTGTCGATGCTGCTGGAGGGCATCGACTGGCGTCGCCCAGAGCGGACGTTCACGCCGACGCTGGCGGGGTGAAAACGGCGGTTTTGCGACGCTTTTTCTCGCCCGTCGATGCGTGATCTGTTATGAAATGCGGGTGCTGGAAGCGCCTGTTTCCCCTGCTGATGCCACCGCGCGGATCGCCGCGCTGGAGGCATCGCTCGCCCGGGCGAATGCCGCGCTCGCCGCCCGCGATCTGCTCATCGACACGTTGCGCGGGCAGATCGCCCGACTGCGGCGGATGCAGTTCGGTGCCTCCTCCGAGAAGTTGGGCCGCGAGATCGAACAGCTCGAGCTGGCGCTGGAAGAGCTGGAAACGGAGCGGGATGTTTCCGAAGTCGAGACTGCGGCGCCTGGAGTAGCGCCGCGCCTGGCACCGGTCCGCAGTCTGCCGGAGCATCTGCCGCGCGAGGAGGTCGTCCACGAGCCGGCGTCCGGTATCTGCACCTGCCCGGACTGCGGTGGTGCGCTGCGCCGGCTGGGCGTGGACGCGCACGAGATGCTCGACATCGTGCCGGTGCGCTGGCGGGTCGTGCGCAACGTCCGCCCCAAATACAGCTGCCGGTCTTGCGAGAAGATCGTCCAGGCACCCGCGCCGGTCAGCGCTGTGGCGCGGGGCAAGGCGACCTTCGCGACGCTGGCGCACGTCGTCGTCTCCAAGTTCGACCACCATCTGCCGTTGTACCGCCAGGCCGAGATGATGGCCGCGCAGGGGCTCGAGATCGACCGCTCGACGCTCGCGGGCTGGGCCGGGCAAGCTGCAGCACTGCTCGACCCGGTGGTCAGCCGTATCCGTGACGAGGTGCTCAAGGCCGACAAGATCCATGCCGACGACACGCCGGTGCCGGTGCTCGACCCCGGCCGTGGCAAGACCGCGACCGGGCGGCTGTGGGTGTACGCCGCCGACGACCAGGCGTCCGGCAGCACGACACCGCCCGCAACATGGTATCGCTTCACGCCCGACCGCACCGCGGCGCACCCGCAGGCGCATCTCGCCGGCTTTCGCGGCTTTCTCCAGGCCGATGCCTATGCGGGCTATGACGCCCTGTACCGCGGTGGCGTCACAGAGGTGGCATGCTGGGCACACTTCCGGCGCAAGGTGTTCGACCTGCACGAGCGCCTCTCCACGCCGCTGACCACCGATATCCTGGAGCGCATCGGCGCGCTCTATGCCGTCGAGGCGGAGGTGCGTGGTCAGCCGCCGGATGTACGCCGTCGAGCGCGACAGGAACGAAGCCAGTCGCTGGTCGACGCCTTGCGCGAGGTGCTCGACGCTGCCCTTCGCCGCCTGTCGCCCAAGTCCGACATGGCCAAAGCCATCGCCTATGGCACCAAACGCTGGCCGGCGCTGTGCCGCTTCCTGGGTGACGGGCGTCTGGAGATCGACAACAACATCGCGGAGCGGGCCCTGCGCGGCGTCGCCGTGGGAAGGCGCAACTGGCTGTTCGCGGGTTCGCGCGCAGGCGGCGAGCGAGCCGCCGCCATCTACACCGTCATCCAGACCTGCAAGGCCAACGGCGTCGACCCGCAGGCCTATATCGCCGATGTCATCGCCAGGGTCGCCGGCGACTGGCCCGCCACCCGCTGGGACGAGCTGATGCCGTGGAACTGGGTGCCCCAGACAGATCAGCCAACAGCCCAAGCCGCATAAACTGCGGTCCTCACGCCACGCTTACGAAGAAGGAGCTGCGGGAGGAATTGCCGGCGGGTGGCGGGTGAACGGATGCCGGGCGGGCCGCGGCGGCCTGTTCGGAAGGGCACAAACGAAAGCGGCCGCCGATCTTTCGATCGGCGGCCGTTTCGAGCCTCTGTTGGAGGCGTTATGTGAATGGGTTCTGGATGCACCGTTGTGTGATTGCGCTGGCTTCAAAGCCTGGCGGCGCCCTACTCTTCCATCGCTTAAGCGATAGTACCATCGGCGCAGTCTGGTTTCACGTCCGAGTTCGGGATGGGATCGGGTGGGTCACAGACGCTATGGCCACCAAGCTGTGGAGCCAGCGCAATGTTTTGCGGTGTTTGGGTGATCGATGTTTTGAAGGCTGGGAGCCATAACCGGACAGCCCAGGGCTGTCGTTGATGGTGAGACTCTCAAGCGCGAATAGAGCAATTAGGACCGGTTAGCTCCATGCGTTACCGCACTTCCACATCCGGCCTATCAACGTGGTGGTCTTCCACGGCTCTGTGAAATCTTATCTCGAGGGAGGCTTCCCGCTTAGATGCTTTCAGCGGTTATCCCGTCCATACATAGCTACCCTGCTGCACCGTTGGCACGATGACAGGTCCACCAGAGGTATGTTCAACCCGGTCCTCTCGTACTAGGGTCAACTCCTCTCAAATTTCGACGCCCACGGCAGATAGGGACCAAACTGTCTCGCGACGTTCTGAACCCAGCTCACGTACCACTTTAATTGGCGAACAGCCAAACCCTTGGGACCTGCTCCAGCCCCAGGATGTGATGAGCCGACATCGAGGTGCCAAACAACCCCGTCGATATGAGCTCTTGGGGGTTATCAGCCTGTTATCCCCGGCGTACCTTTTATCCGTTGAGCGATGGCCCTTCCACGAGGGACCACCGGATCACTATGACCGACTTTCGTCTCTGCTCGACTTGTCAGTCTCGCAGTCAGGCTGGCTTATGCCATTGCACTCTAACAGACGGTTTCCAACCGTCCTGAGCCAACCTTCGCGCGCCTCCGTTACTCTTTGGGAGGCGACCGCCCCAGTCAAACTACCCGCCACAGAGGGTCCCTGCACCGGATGACGGTGCGAGGTTAGACATCAGAAAACAACAGGGTGGTATTTCACCTATGGCTCCACACCGGCTGG
The window above is part of the Sphingomonas sanxanigenens DSM 19645 = NX02 genome. Proteins encoded here:
- the tnpA gene encoding IS66-like element accessory protein TnpA, whose protein sequence is MEVVGRVSGRRSWSDAEKLEILAEAFRPGVRVRDVIARREVSSSLIYTWRKQARLGKLGGVAPALPAFAEVRVADVAAPAPQPATSTSGLICIEFPGGVRVSVDGSVDAGALARVLSVLR
- the tnpB gene encoding IS66 family insertion sequence element accessory protein TnpB (TnpB, as the term is used for proteins encoded by IS66 family insertion elements, is considered an accessory protein, since TnpC, encoded by a neighboring gene, is a DDE family transposase.), with translation MSPTPLPTRVFLACGVTDMRKGFDGLAVLVQQVLAQNPHSGALFAFRGKRGHLVKLLWFDGQGLCLFSKRLDRGRFVWPVTATGTVTLTPAQLSMLLEGIDWRRPERTFTPTLAG
- the tnpC gene encoding IS66 family transposase, whose translation is MRVLEAPVSPADATARIAALEASLARANAALAARDLLIDTLRGQIARLRRMQFGASSEKLGREIEQLELALEELETERDVSEVETAAPGVAPRLAPVRSLPEHLPREEVVHEPASGICTCPDCGGALRRLGVDAHEMLDIVPVRWRVVRNVRPKYSCRSCEKIVQAPAPVSAVARGKATFATLAHVVVSKFDHHLPLYRQAEMMAAQGLEIDRSTLAGWAGQAAALLDPVVSRIRDEVLKADKIHADDTPVPVLDPGRGKTATGRLWVYAADDQASGSTTPPATWYRFTPDRTAAHPQAHLAGFRGFLQADAYAGYDALYRGGVTEVACWAHFRRKVFDLHERLSTPLTTDILERIGALYAVEAEVRGQPPDVRRRARQERSQSLVDALREVLDAALRRLSPKSDMAKAIAYGTKRWPALCRFLGDGRLEIDNNIAERALRGVAVGRRNWLFAGSRAGGERAAAIYTVIQTCKANGVDPQAYIADVIARVAGDWPATRWDELMPWNWVPQTDQPTAQAA
- a CDS encoding long-chain-fatty-acid--CoA ligase — its product is MAVPPPALVTDLLAGAVAQWPDRVALDFIGRSMTYAALDAAVGRVAAGLQALGLASGDRVCLCLPNSPYYVIAYFAVLRAGGIVVGTNPLYTAREIGHLVADSGAKIAFVIDLPAVHAKVAAVASIAHIISCPMAAALPTLKGLAYRALRRGDILDRRAADARTTPFRHLERTPNTPLSVSRTPDDVAVLQYTGGTTGLPKGAMLTHAGLVANCLQVAAHDSTRTAGPETVMAVLPLFHVFALTSAFHDAIQTGARIVLLPRFEMASFLAAMKRTRPHRLYVVPTILIALNALPETKLPSTAALRLCVSGGAPLPPEVRSRFEARTGARVVEGYGLTEASPTVTCNPVDAQPRDGSAGVAMPGTTIIIRSLETGEPLAIGETGEVCVSGPQLMKGYWNRPAETAEVLVDGLLRTGDVGYLDADGYLFLVDRIKDLILCGGYNVYPRVIEDALYEHEAVAEAVVIGVPDDYRGEAPKAFVVLRPGETASPAELRGFLSTRISKIELPREIEIRDTLPRTLIGKLSKKGKRGLRAALPVWP